Proteins encoded within one genomic window of Deferribacter autotrophicus:
- a CDS encoding DUF6701 domain-containing protein, whose amino-acid sequence MKKVKDNNMKWLSVLVFLLLTSTLYAAVPPPIAEWRMDECQWNGIVGEVKDSSGNNYNGTAYNSTTISGKICRAGDFSKDSKTDYVSLDYRVMNGLDDFSVSVWIKTSNKYDYQTILSGKKNNSWFNNELLIWLKNATTLEVWVNSKKASIDIPDIADDQWHHLVWTRSGKQNCLYVDGEQIECITIARSDGIIEIANGGLIVGQDQDKVGSNFDEYQDFEGKIDELKIFDTVLTASQIQEIYNNEKADKNYDNSERTCENCQLSYPIVEYHFDECSWNGTIGEIKDNTSNGYNATAQNDSTTIDNGKICKGGDLTDNNYIVPEKDIPIGNEYTISLWIKFPLDEKGHTDYSNNPNREIYFFNIADRPTENDDFIYFTMEKRNNKTLLTWTVQGDIIADSEYFPSDLNDWHMITFVAQNGITKLYIDGNYYNYVTAVSYGKLSLIGASDYNNDENGQTIGAYIDEFKIFNYALTSSEIKDIYDNEFFGKNWDGTERICQACAYLHHYLIEHDGTGLTCQPENITVKACADYNCTTFYSGATLTLTATNNATWVGGSDKTLTNGYETFQLSDKIAETVKIGAINLNPDAPVECFNTTTSDNSCDITFYNAGFIFDFPNTDSCEISTTKIKAVRTDDTTYKCVPAFTGSIPIYFWFDYSIPNNNPNNILLLINNQHISNDSNSPTSIPLTFDDNATAAINAVYKDAGKLTIHALFDNATAHLEGVDTVVFKPAKFIFDNLSNSTINPAYNASCSNDSCWASISPFKKAGEDFSFTIKAVCADNTTTPNYKPLDINGNDTNILISAIFLAPDNGSNATNYLHLANVPASNFSNGQVELIEKFNEVGVIELTAKQDDYLGAGSISSSIEVGRFIPHHFKITSKDNGTLADAATNFTYTEQTTTYSTVPQFEITAQNKDNQTTQNYKDSFFKLTLSSFNITSPTTDDYQLGRDGVSKVSLQINRAIANLISHNNGTATYIFGSDNITYIKDNNSQIAPFTPHFTFTIDNITDSDGVDAINLPDNISVSGSEMRYGRLKIYDNYGPETDNLTLTANTEYWDGNYWKLNSDDSHISINPDDFILGNFTDELNSGETSITGTSGINNGEGSLTLSEPGDNNYGTVDICISSTASFYDYLNDNDSCGTATFGIYRGRDRVIEWKEVPAKP is encoded by the coding sequence ATGAAAAAAGTAAAAGATAATAATATGAAATGGCTTTCGGTTTTGGTATTTTTACTGCTAACATCTACACTATATGCTGCTGTACCCCCACCTATAGCTGAATGGAGAATGGACGAATGTCAGTGGAATGGAATTGTAGGAGAAGTCAAAGATAGTAGTGGAAATAACTATAATGGAACAGCATACAATAGTACAACAATATCAGGAAAGATTTGTAGAGCAGGAGATTTTAGCAAAGATAGTAAAACTGACTATGTGAGTTTAGATTATAGAGTAATGAATGGTTTAGATGATTTTAGTGTTTCAGTTTGGATAAAAACCTCAAATAAGTATGATTATCAGACTATTTTATCAGGGAAAAAAAACAATAGTTGGTTTAATAATGAATTGCTTATATGGCTCAAAAATGCAACGACACTTGAAGTATGGGTAAATAGTAAAAAAGCTTCCATAGATATTCCAGATATAGCTGATGACCAATGGCATCATCTAGTTTGGACAAGAAGTGGAAAACAAAATTGTCTTTATGTAGATGGTGAACAAATAGAATGTATAACCATTGCTAGAAGTGATGGAATAATAGAAATAGCTAATGGTGGATTAATAGTAGGACAAGATCAGGATAAAGTTGGTAGTAATTTTGATGAATATCAGGATTTTGAAGGAAAAATAGATGAATTAAAAATATTTGATACAGTATTAACAGCTTCTCAAATCCAAGAAATCTACAACAATGAAAAGGCGGATAAAAATTATGATAATAGTGAAAGAACTTGTGAAAATTGCCAGCTATCTTACCCTATAGTCGAATATCATTTTGATGAATGCAGTTGGAATGGTACAATAGGAGAAATAAAAGATAATACTTCTAATGGTTATAACGCAACGGCACAAAATGATTCCACAACTATTGATAATGGTAAAATTTGCAAAGGAGGAGATCTTACAGATAACAATTATATTGTTCCTGAAAAAGACATTCCTATCGGTAACGAATATACAATATCTTTATGGATAAAATTTCCTTTGGATGAAAAAGGACATACTGATTACAGTAATAACCCGAATCGAGAAATATATTTTTTTAATATTGCAGATAGACCTACTGAAAACGATGATTTTATCTATTTTACAATGGAAAAACGAAACAATAAGACTTTGTTAACCTGGACAGTTCAGGGTGATATTATAGCTGATAGTGAATACTTTCCAAGCGACTTGAACGATTGGCATATGATAACCTTTGTAGCGCAAAATGGAATAACAAAACTATATATAGATGGAAACTACTATAATTATGTTACAGCGGTTTCTTACGGCAAACTTTCCTTGATAGGCGCATCAGATTATAATAATGATGAAAATGGACAGACTATAGGTGCATATATTGATGAATTTAAAATTTTCAATTATGCTTTAACTTCTTCTGAAATTAAAGATATCTACGATAATGAATTTTTTGGTAAAAACTGGGATGGAACAGAAAGAATTTGTCAAGCATGTGCATATCTTCATCATTATCTCATAGAACATGACGGGACAGGTCTTACTTGTCAGCCTGAAAATATAACTGTTAAAGCGTGTGCAGATTATAATTGTACAACTTTTTATTCAGGTGCCACATTAACATTAACTGCTACAAATAATGCCACTTGGGTTGGCGGCAGTGATAAAACTCTCACAAATGGCTATGAAACTTTCCAGCTTAGTGATAAAATAGCTGAAACAGTTAAAATTGGAGCTATAAATCTAAATCCTGATGCGCCAGTTGAATGTTTTAACACTACAACCAGTGACAATTCATGTGACATAACTTTTTACAATGCAGGATTCATATTCGATTTTCCCAATACAGATTCATGTGAAATTTCAACAACCAAAATAAAAGCTGTAAGAACTGATGATACAACATATAAATGTGTACCCGCATTTACCGGTTCAATCCCTATATACTTTTGGTTTGATTACTCAATACCAAATAACAATCCTAATAATATATTGTTATTAATCAACAATCAACATATTAGTAATGACTCAAACTCTCCCACTTCTATTCCACTAACGTTTGATGATAATGCTACGGCCGCTATTAATGCCGTTTACAAAGATGCGGGAAAACTTACTATCCATGCACTTTTTGATAATGCTACAGCTCACCTTGAGGGAGTTGATACAGTTGTATTTAAACCTGCAAAATTTATTTTCGATAATCTTAGTAATTCTACAATAAATCCTGCCTATAATGCTTCTTGTTCAAATGATAGTTGCTGGGCATCTATATCACCATTTAAAAAAGCTGGCGAAGATTTCAGTTTTACAATAAAAGCTGTTTGTGCCGATAATACAACCACTCCAAATTACAAACCTCTTGATATCAATGGGAATGACACAAACATATTAATATCTGCAATATTTTTAGCCCCTGACAATGGAAGTAATGCAACAAATTATTTACATTTAGCAAATGTTCCAGCATCCAACTTTTCAAATGGGCAGGTAGAATTAATAGAAAAATTTAATGAAGTGGGGGTAATCGAATTAACAGCAAAACAAGATGATTATCTTGGAGCAGGTTCTATTTCATCGTCCATTGAAGTTGGTAGATTCATCCCTCATCATTTCAAAATTACATCAAAAGATAACGGGACATTAGCCGATGCTGCAACTAACTTTACATACACAGAACAGACAACCACATATTCAACAGTACCTCAATTTGAAATCACCGCACAAAATAAGGACAATCAAACTACTCAAAATTATAAAGACTCCTTTTTTAAGCTTACCTTGAGTAGCTTTAATATAACCTCTCCAACCACCGATGATTATCAGTTAGGTAGAGATGGTGTTAGTAAAGTATCTCTTCAGATAAATAGAGCAATTGCTAATCTAATATCGCATAACAATGGAACTGCCACATACATTTTTGGCAGCGATAATATAACTTACATAAAAGATAACAACTCACAGATTGCACCTTTTACACCGCATTTTACTTTTACAATAGACAATATTACAGATTCAGACGGTGTAGATGCAATTAATTTACCAGATAATATCAGCGTATCTGGCAGTGAAATGAGATATGGAAGATTGAAAATTTATGATAATTACGGCCCTGAAACAGATAATTTAACTTTAACTGCCAACACCGAATACTGGGATGGTAATTACTGGAAGCTAAACAGCGATGATTCACATATCAGCATCAATCCAGACGATTTTATATTAGGCAACTTTACAGATGAGCTAAACTCTGGAGAAACAAGTATCACAGGCACATCTGGAATAAATAATGGAGAAGGTAGTCTTACCCTCTCTGAACCGGGTGATAATAATTATGGAACTGTAGATATCTGCATCTCAAGTACAGCTTCATTTTATGACTATTTAAACGATAATGATTCTTGTGGCACAGCTACCTTCGGAATCTATCGTGGTAGAGACAGGGTTATTGAATGGAAGGAAGTACCAGCAAAGCCGTGA
- a CDS encoding Uma2 family endonuclease: MISQSTKELDNHKYAYQDYLTWSDDKRWKIIDGVPYNMSPASPIKHQIISEKIYGTVYEQRKKLKGCNLFNTLTDIVFDYFNVVQPDIFIVCDKNKITEKNIEGSPNLIIGMKLLEIFKKESHNDTE, translated from the coding sequence ATGATAAGTCAATCGACTAAAGAACTTGATAATCATAAATACGCATATCAAGATTATCTCACTTGGTCAGATGATAAACGATGGAAGATTATTGATGGTGTGCCATATAATATGAGTCCTGCATCTCCTATTAAACATCAGATAATTTCAGAAAAAATTTATGGCACAGTTTACGAGCAAAGAAAAAAACTAAAAGGATGTAATTTGTTTAATACTCTTACTGATATTGTTTTTGACTATTTTAATGTTGTCCAGCCTGATATATTCATAGTTTGTGATAAAAATAAAATCACTGAGAAAAACATTGAGGGTTCACCAAATTTAATCATTGGAATGAAACTTTTGGAAATTTTTAAAAAAGAAAGCCATAATGATACAGAATAA
- a CDS encoding type II secretion system F family protein — MRFYYSAVAPRGQKVTGSLEAISKEDALRMLLDEGLDIEEIRQYTTIDFLKENFKNLSRKFTNVKLEELIVFTRQFATLFSSGIPVLKILERLSSQNFSDKLLTALRQIKNDVEAGLSLSAAFSRHKNIFSPLYINMIKVGEEGGVLDITLQRLASILESDLETRNRIKTATRYPKLVVSAIVIAFTILVTFVIPKFANMFARFKTELPLPTKILIWINKFVQGYWYIIIFIILFSIFAFKKYKKTEEGKKKIDEYIFKVPIIGPLVHKIYISRIARILALLYKSGINISKSFDIVSEISGNETLKRELLMIKEQVARGSNISSAFKRSKYFPPVVSDMIESGEETGNLDDMLFKVADYYDEEIDYSIKTLSQAIEPILLIFIAGMVILLALGVFLPMWDMIKAFR; from the coding sequence ATGCGTTTTTACTACAGTGCAGTAGCTCCTCGAGGACAAAAGGTCACTGGCTCACTTGAGGCAATCTCGAAAGAAGATGCTCTGAGAATGTTATTGGATGAAGGTCTTGATATTGAAGAAATCAGGCAATATACAACAATAGATTTTTTAAAGGAAAACTTTAAAAATTTAAGTAGAAAATTTACAAATGTCAAATTAGAGGAACTGATTGTTTTTACCAGACAATTTGCCACCCTATTTTCTTCCGGTATCCCTGTTTTAAAAATTCTTGAAAGATTATCTTCTCAAAACTTTAGCGATAAACTTTTAACAGCCCTTAGACAAATCAAAAATGATGTGGAAGCAGGTCTATCATTATCCGCAGCTTTTAGTAGACATAAAAACATTTTTTCTCCTCTTTATATAAACATGATAAAAGTGGGAGAAGAAGGTGGTGTGTTAGACATTACTTTACAAAGGCTTGCATCAATCCTTGAATCTGATCTTGAAACAAGAAACAGGATAAAAACAGCCACAAGATATCCAAAACTTGTTGTCAGTGCCATTGTAATTGCTTTTACAATTTTGGTGACCTTCGTTATACCAAAATTTGCAAACATGTTTGCAAGATTCAAAACAGAACTACCTCTACCCACAAAAATTCTTATCTGGATAAACAAGTTTGTGCAGGGGTATTGGTATATCATCATTTTTATTATACTTTTTTCAATTTTTGCTTTTAAAAAATATAAAAAAACAGAAGAAGGTAAAAAAAAGATCGATGAATATATATTTAAAGTACCTATCATTGGTCCCCTTGTACATAAAATTTATATCTCAAGAATTGCCAGAATCTTAGCGTTACTCTATAAAAGCGGTATCAATATTTCAAAAAGTTTTGATATCGTCTCAGAGATTTCTGGAAACGAAACTTTGAAAAGAGAACTACTTATGATTAAAGAACAAGTAGCACGTGGTTCTAATATTTCTTCAGCATTTAAACGTTCAAAATATTTTCCTCCTGTAGTATCTGATATGATAGAGTCTGGTGAAGAGACAGGTAATTTAGACGATATGCTTTTCAAAGTAGCCGATTACTATGATGAAGAAATAGATTATTCAATAAAGACTCTATCTCAAGCTATAGAACCTATTTTACTAATATTTATAGCAGGTATGGTAATTCTACTGGCCCTTGGTGTATTCTTGCCAATGTGGGACATGATAAAAGCATTTAGATAA
- a CDS encoding type II secretion system protein, protein MNKKNYSGFTLIELILVIVILGILGSLIFAKFTSLKKDSEIVKVKAIARAFQEGVRLIHAKWIVSGASSCVENIVDDIDVKNGWPIGVNGCVFAWQDCDDILTSVLEFSPTAGYSTTKQYKGEEFKTRKVNETCEYWLASDETLKFVYNPSDGSVVLLFK, encoded by the coding sequence ATGAATAAAAAAAATTATAGCGGATTTACATTAATAGAGTTGATTTTAGTTATTGTAATCTTGGGTATCCTTGGCTCTCTTATCTTTGCAAAGTTTACAAGTTTAAAAAAAGACAGTGAGATTGTCAAAGTAAAAGCTATTGCAAGAGCATTTCAAGAAGGTGTAAGATTAATTCATGCCAAGTGGATAGTATCTGGTGCCTCTTCTTGTGTGGAAAATATTGTTGATGATATTGATGTTAAGAATGGTTGGCCAATAGGTGTAAATGGGTGTGTTTTTGCATGGCAGGACTGTGATGATATATTAACATCTGTATTAGAGTTTTCTCCAACTGCTGGATATTCTACAACAAAACAATACAAAGGAGAAGAATTTAAAACTAGAAAAGTCAATGAAACTTGTGAGTATTGGCTGGCAAGTGATGAAACATTAAAGTTTGTTTACAACCCATCTGATGGCTCAGTTGTATTGTTATTTAAGTGA
- a CDS encoding type II secretion system protein, which yields MNKKGFTLIELVIVIVILGILAAVAVPKFINLQSDAKKAAVSGLGGAVKSAANLVKARWMVDGGTSDNVTIEGKTVNVLGGTGYPDATANGIGSAVDYDNETFVFTNSGGATGTATFLYDNTSNCGVKYEVNSSDNTTTVTILTDGC from the coding sequence ATGAACAAAAAAGGTTTCACGTTAATTGAGCTTGTAATTGTAATAGTGATTCTTGGTATTCTTGCAGCAGTAGCTGTACCAAAGTTCATTAATTTGCAAAGTGATGCTAAAAAAGCAGCTGTGAGTGGATTGGGTGGAGCTGTTAAATCAGCAGCAAATTTAGTGAAAGCACGTTGGATGGTTGATGGAGGGACTTCTGATAATGTTACAATAGAAGGTAAAACTGTTAATGTTTTAGGCGGTACAGGTTATCCTGATGCGACAGCAAATGGTATAGGTTCAGCAGTTGATTATGATAATGAAACATTTGTTTTTACTAATTCTGGTGGTGCTACAGGTACTGCTACATTTTTATATGACAATACTTCAAATTGTGGTGTAAAATATGAGGTAAATTCCTCAGATAATACTACTACTGTTACAATACTTACAGATGGTTGTTAA
- a CDS encoding YdcF family protein, giving the protein MTFVISKLFTYFLLPPGVFILLLLIISISLSHILKLLKNFKGYSIYNKLNKHIKLIRLFSIISIFTIYLLSIEPTKDFLLLPLENSYPPLNFNTIKNADIIIVLGGGSYDRSPDEHFHASVKPDPFKRLIYAYYIHKTTNLPILVSGGRVFKSERIESEANAMKRVLIKLGVSEFMIFTDTKSKNTYENAFFCKKIMSKLKIKNAILVTSAYHMKRAVLSFKKVNVKVIPAPTDYKTDRTGYNFDSFMPKMSYLYDTWCALHEYIGLIYYSFKY; this is encoded by the coding sequence ATGACTTTTGTAATTTCTAAACTTTTTACATATTTTTTATTGCCACCAGGAGTTTTCATCTTACTTTTATTAATTATATCAATAAGTTTATCACATATTTTAAAGTTATTAAAGAATTTTAAAGGTTATAGCATTTATAACAAACTAAACAAACACATTAAACTTATTAGACTCTTTTCAATTATATCTATTTTTACAATTTATTTGCTTTCCATTGAACCGACAAAAGATTTTTTACTTTTACCTCTTGAAAATAGTTACCCACCTTTAAATTTTAATACTATAAAAAATGCTGACATTATAATTGTTCTAGGTGGTGGCAGTTATGACAGATCTCCAGATGAACATTTCCATGCATCAGTAAAACCTGACCCATTTAAAAGATTGATTTATGCATACTACATTCATAAAACCACTAACCTACCAATTCTAGTAAGTGGCGGACGCGTATTTAAATCCGAAAGAATTGAATCCGAAGCAAATGCTATGAAAAGAGTTTTGATCAAGCTGGGAGTAAGCGAATTCATGATCTTCACTGATACAAAAAGTAAAAATACCTATGAAAATGCTTTCTTTTGCAAAAAGATAATGTCAAAATTGAAAATAAAGAATGCTATATTAGTAACATCAGCATACCATATGAAAAGAGCAGTATTATCTTTCAAAAAAGTAAATGTTAAAGTAATTCCTGCTCCCACCGACTATAAAACAGATAGAACAGGTTACAATTTTGACAGCTTTATGCCAAAAATGAGCTATCTTTACGATACATGGTGTGCCCTTCACGAATACATAGGCTTAATTTACTACTCATTTAAATACTAA
- a CDS encoding glycosyltransferase family 9 protein, which produces MGKKVLFVRFSSIGDIILTTGVINLFHKQYPEYEIHFLTAKGFEDLIASRPEIKKILSIDRKSSLFEYLKFIQDNINDYDYIFDLHSNLRTFFLKIFSPSEISSYKKDSFKRRMFVKFRLFKNSLEKHVVEKYYDAVNKILPVEIDTIEDLRPTLKKISQKEDTIVIHPFASKKTKEWPHFDELAIKLADKGEKITIVGNGNFNIKHKNICDLTNKTTFTELITIIAKAKLLITTDSGPMHIGIGCNTATIAIFGSTTKELGFYPIFEHSHVIENNSLDCRPCHIHGLSKCPKKHFKCMMDINADEVYEKIKTFLRSI; this is translated from the coding sequence ATGGGTAAGAAAGTACTTTTCGTAAGATTTTCATCAATTGGAGATATAATTCTAACCACTGGAGTAATAAACCTTTTTCATAAACAATATCCTGAATATGAAATTCACTTTTTAACAGCTAAAGGATTTGAAGATTTAATAGCTTCAAGACCTGAAATTAAAAAAATTTTATCAATAGACAGAAAAAGCTCTCTTTTTGAATATCTAAAATTTATACAGGACAATATCAATGATTACGACTACATATTTGATCTGCATAGTAATTTAAGGACTTTTTTTCTAAAGATTTTTTCTCCATCAGAAATAAGTTCTTATAAAAAGGATTCGTTTAAAAGAAGAATGTTTGTCAAATTTCGTCTATTTAAAAACTCATTGGAAAAACATGTGGTTGAAAAGTATTATGATGCTGTAAATAAAATACTGCCTGTAGAAATCGATACTATCGAAGATTTGCGCCCTACTCTAAAAAAAATAAGTCAAAAAGAAGATACAATTGTTATCCACCCCTTTGCTAGTAAAAAAACTAAAGAATGGCCTCATTTTGATGAGCTTGCCATAAAACTAGCTGATAAAGGGGAAAAAATTACTATTGTAGGCAACGGTAATTTTAATATTAAACATAAAAATATTTGTGATCTCACAAATAAAACAACTTTTACGGAACTGATAACAATTATAGCAAAAGCAAAACTTTTAATAACAACAGATTCAGGTCCCATGCATATCGGTATAGGCTGCAATACAGCTACAATTGCTATTTTCGGCTCAACTACAAAAGAATTAGGTTTTTACCCTATCTTTGAACACTCCCATGTTATAGAAAACAATTCTCTTGACTGTCGCCCTTGCCACATACATGGTTTATCAAAATGCCCCAAAAAACACTTTAAATGCATGATGGATATAAATGCAGATGAGGTATACGAAAAAATAAAAACTTTTTTAAGAAGTATATGA
- the waaF gene encoding lipopolysaccharide heptosyltransferase II, protein MKILVFNPSFIGDSILTTPLIKALKHFYPDSKIDFCVRPESAPLFKNLKFIDEVIIFDKRKTEKGVRNLFRFAKKLKEKNFDLIISCHKSLRSTLINYFANPNKSISFKESTLSFLYTKTINRDMSLHEVERNLLLLKPLLKNINFQEIKKIAGKPEVSYDDILYIKIKKFLKASFPNRKIVGIAPASVWPTKMWPAEYFSKLIEKLYKNNYIPIIFASKNEIPVVNKIKTYTSTPFINLAGKTSILELSTWIKSVDLLISNDSAPLHISVAHNKPVVAIFGPTVKELGFYPYDDKSIVVENKGLDCRPCGLHGGKKCPKKHFKCMLDISPEEVYNAFLKVING, encoded by the coding sequence ATGAAAATACTTGTATTTAATCCATCTTTTATTGGTGATTCCATTCTAACAACCCCTCTCATAAAAGCATTAAAACATTTTTATCCTGACAGTAAGATTGATTTTTGTGTAAGACCAGAAAGTGCACCTCTTTTCAAAAATTTAAAATTTATTGATGAAGTAATAATCTTCGATAAAAGAAAAACTGAAAAAGGGGTGAGGAATTTATTCCGTTTTGCAAAAAAATTAAAAGAAAAAAATTTTGATTTGATTATCTCCTGTCACAAATCTTTAAGAAGCACATTAATAAATTATTTTGCAAATCCTAATAAATCTATCTCTTTTAAAGAATCTACCCTATCATTTTTATACACAAAAACTATCAATCGAGATATGAGCTTACATGAAGTGGAAAGAAACCTATTGCTACTCAAACCACTTCTAAAAAATATTAACTTTCAAGAGATTAAGAAAATTGCCGGAAAACCAGAAGTTTCTTATGATGACATATTATACATAAAAATTAAAAAATTTTTGAAAGCTTCATTTCCAAATAGAAAAATTGTGGGAATAGCTCCAGCGAGTGTGTGGCCTACAAAAATGTGGCCTGCAGAATATTTTTCAAAGCTCATCGAAAAATTATATAAAAATAATTATATACCCATAATTTTTGCATCCAAAAATGAAATTCCAGTGGTTAATAAAATTAAAACTTATACTTCCACACCATTTATAAATTTAGCAGGCAAAACATCGATTTTAGAATTATCCACGTGGATAAAATCTGTGGATCTGCTTATTTCAAATGATAGTGCTCCCCTTCACATAAGTGTAGCCCACAATAAGCCTGTTGTGGCTATTTTTGGGCCTACTGTAAAAGAGCTTGGTTTTTACCCCTATGATGATAAAAGCATTGTAGTTGAAAACAAAGGGTTAGATTGTCGTCCCTGCGGACTGCACGGGGGTAAAAAATGTCCTAAAAAACATTTTAAATGTATGCTTGATATCAGTCCAGAAGAAGTTTACAACGCATTTTTAAAGGTGATTAATGGGTAA
- the trhA gene encoding PAQR family membrane homeostasis protein TrhA, with the protein MKLKIREPVNAVTHLIGSLFSIASFYLLVSDNLPFYKKIAFSIYALGMFLSFTSSFIFHSITNKEKLIFLLKKIDHIMIYIFIAASYTPISLIVLEKKWGISIFVTVWIIAIIGILIEILFKNIPRNLSTANYLLMGWTAIVAIYPLYTSLPPNAFFLLVLGGIFYTVGAVIYAVKKPNILQDVLGFHEIFHLFVLIGSFTHFLLMFFYIKG; encoded by the coding sequence ATGAAGTTAAAAATAAGAGAGCCGGTCAATGCAGTTACACATTTGATTGGCTCTCTCTTCAGTATTGCAAGTTTTTATTTACTAGTTAGTGATAACTTACCTTTTTATAAAAAAATTGCTTTTTCTATTTACGCATTGGGAATGTTTTTATCTTTTACATCAAGTTTTATTTTTCACTCCATTACCAATAAAGAAAAATTGATTTTTCTTCTCAAAAAGATTGATCATATTATGATTTATATTTTCATTGCAGCTTCTTATACTCCAATATCTCTCATTGTATTAGAAAAAAAATGGGGTATTTCCATATTTGTAACTGTTTGGATAATAGCTATAATCGGGATATTAATTGAAATCTTATTTAAAAATATTCCTCGTAATCTTTCTACGGCAAATTATCTTCTCATGGGATGGACTGCAATTGTAGCAATTTATCCTTTATATACTTCTTTACCTCCTAATGCTTTTTTCTTATTAGTATTAGGCGGAATTTTTTATACAGTTGGTGCTGTTATTTATGCTGTTAAAAAACCGAATATTTTACAAGACGTTCTTGGATTTCATGAGATTTTTCATCTATTTGTGTTGATAGGAAGTTTCACACATTTTTTATTAATGTTTTTTTACATTAAAGGATAA